In Stieleria varia, one genomic interval encodes:
- a CDS encoding DUF1254 domain-containing protein, translating to MVDSYRIQYGYFVDKTDPEYKGAWNATHNTPRVYTPADKAVQTPNSDTPYSFLGADLRAEPLVLTVPELPKDRYFSIQFIDAYTFNFAYAGSRTTGNEAGSIMLAGPNWKGDKPQGIKKVIQSETEINVLIYRTQLFDPSDIDNVKKIQAGYKVEPLSSFLGTAAPTPAPTVDFIKPISQEEQKSSLEVFNILNFVLQFCPTDPSEKELMERFAKVGIGAGKTFDPTKLSPEMKKAFEEGIGDAWKEFAGGAKLMAEGKITSGDAFGTRASMKNNYLYRWLATIGIWGNSKQEAMYPIYFNDASGQKLNGANRYTLHFPKGKLPPANAFWSLTMYQLPESLLVANPIDRYLINSPMLPELKMDSDGGLTLYIQHESPGKDMESNWLPAPKGPFSSYLRIYWPAEAALDGSWKAPQLEKVK from the coding sequence ATGGTGGACAGCTACCGCATCCAATACGGCTACTTCGTTGATAAGACCGACCCCGAATACAAGGGTGCGTGGAACGCGACACACAACACGCCGCGCGTTTACACACCGGCGGACAAGGCCGTCCAGACGCCCAATTCCGACACGCCGTATTCCTTTCTCGGTGCAGACCTCCGGGCCGAGCCGCTCGTGCTGACCGTCCCTGAACTTCCCAAGGACCGCTATTTTTCGATTCAGTTCATCGACGCCTATACGTTCAACTTTGCTTATGCTGGCAGCCGAACCACAGGTAACGAAGCGGGTAGCATCATGCTGGCTGGCCCGAATTGGAAGGGCGACAAACCACAGGGAATCAAGAAGGTCATCCAGTCAGAGACTGAGATAAACGTGCTCATCTATCGCACTCAACTTTTTGATCCGTCCGACATCGACAACGTCAAAAAAATCCAGGCCGGATACAAGGTGGAGCCGCTTTCGTCCTTTCTCGGCACCGCAGCGCCCACCCCCGCCCCGACCGTCGACTTCATCAAGCCGATCAGCCAGGAAGAGCAGAAAAGTTCTCTCGAGGTGTTCAATATCCTGAATTTCGTTCTGCAATTCTGCCCCACCGATCCGTCCGAGAAGGAACTCATGGAGAGGTTCGCCAAGGTTGGCATCGGTGCCGGAAAGACCTTTGATCCGACGAAGCTGTCCCCTGAGATGAAGAAAGCCTTCGAGGAAGGCATCGGCGACGCCTGGAAAGAATTTGCGGGCGGCGCGAAGTTAATGGCGGAAGGTAAAATTACCTCCGGCGATGCCTTCGGTACGCGCGCATCGATGAAAAACAATTACCTCTATCGCTGGCTCGCAACCATAGGCATCTGGGGAAATTCAAAACAGGAAGCGATGTACCCAATCTATTTTAATGACGCTAGCGGCCAAAAGCTCAACGGCGCTAATCGCTATACTCTGCATTTCCCCAAGGGAAAACTGCCACCCGCGAATGCGTTCTGGTCGCTCACCATGTATCAGCTGCCGGAGAGCTTGCTGGTAGCCAACCCCATTGACCGCTACCTCATCAACTCGCCGATGCTGCCGGAGCTGAAAATGGACAGCGATGGCGGACTCACGCTCTACATCCAGCACGAATCACCCGGCAAGGACATGGAATCGAATTGGCTTCCTGCACCCAAGGGGCCATTCTCATCTTACCTGCGCATCTATTGGCCAGCAGAAGCCGCCCTGGACGGTTCATGGAAGGCACCTCAACTTGAAAAAGTGAAGTGA